Within the bacterium genome, the region CGGCTCTAGCCCGAGCTTCGAGTGTCGAACGTCCGCGCCGGCTACTCTCGCTTCGATTGTGCGCCAGAGAGAGCGGCCTCTACGCTTCCAACTGCGAGCGCTGGCGAGAAGTGCGCACCTGGAGAACCGGACATGGACATGGAAGAGCGGATTCAAGTTCTCGAAGATCGGGAGAGGATCAAGGAGTTGATGGCAACCTATTGCTTCCTGGTCGACGATGGCAAGTATGCTGAGCTCGTCGCGGACCATTTCACCCACGATGCCCATTGCGATTTTCAGTTTCGTCCCGAAGGGCTGCCTCCGCTCGTCGCGGACCTGCAGGAGAAAGCACCACCCGCGTTCATCTCGAACGGCCGGGAAGAGGTGGTGAATTTCTTCCGGAACTTCGTGGGGCTACTGCTCAAGGACATGAGCCACACTACGCACAATCATCGCATCGCCGTCCATGGAGACCGTGCATCGGGTGACTGCTATTTCGAACTGACCGCCCGCGATGCGAATACATCGGTTCCGACGACCGGGGCAGGCCGCTATTTCGATGAGTTCGAGCGGGTCGATGGCGAATGGCGATTCAGTCAGCGCAAGGCCGATATCTTCTACATCGCGCCACTGAATCCGGGTTGGTAATTGGAGGCGGCCCACGCCCCAGGCCTTGACTGGACGGCATGTGGTCCTGGTACGATTCGCGAGGCCCGCGGGCGGACCGCGCGCGCATGTCGACCAGAGGGAGATCTGCCGTGATTCGCGGAATTCATCACACTGCTATCTCGACGCCGGATATTGACCGCGCGATTGCGTTCTACCGCGACCTGCTGGGATTCGAGGTCCTGGTGAACGGGGCCTGGCAGCGGGGTGTCGAGAGCGTGGACACCCTGATCGGCCTGAAAGACTCGGCCGCTCGGATGGCCATGCTCAAGAAGGGCAACGCGATGCTGGAGCTGTTCGAGTTCGAATCGCCAGCGCCGTCGCCCGGGGACCCGCAGCGCCCCGTGAACGACCACGGGCTCACCCATATCTGCTTGGACGTGACCGATCTGAGCTCGGAGTACGTGCGGCTCAAAGACGCAGGAATGTCCTTCAACAGCGCGCCTGTGGGCTCGGGGGGTTCGTGCAGCGTCTACGGCCGGGATCCCGACGGCAATGTGATCGAGCTCGTGGACTTCGGAAGTCCGGACCACCCCATGGCGCTGTCGCTCGACGAGCCTGGCGGTTGAGCGAGCGCCCTACGGTCGACGATCATCGGCAGTCCGCATAGTGCATCGTTGCAGATCGAGAAGTCGGCCTTCGATTGGAGCGCAGAATGGCGATAGCGGGAATGATCCACGTGAACATCAATTGCAGCGATTACGATTGCTCCAGGGCCTTCTACGAAGTGCTCGGCTTCAAGGAAGCCTTGCGAGTTCCCGAAACCAACCCCGCGAAACGGGCGGCCGCGGTGGGAATGACTCCATCCAGGGTCAAGGGTGGACTCCTCGAACTCTCTGGCCCAGAAGTGAAGTCAGGAATGATCATCAATCTGCTCGAGTGGATAGAGCCAAAGGACGAAGCTCCGCCCTACGACCATCTCTATCACTACGGAATCGCGCGCATCGCTCTAGCAACGACAGACCTGGATGCGGACATGGCAAGACTCAAAGACGCTGGTGCAGAATTTCTGTCGGAACCTGTCAGCATGCCGCCTGAATCGGGAATGCCCTCACGCTTCGTCTGCTTCAAAGATCCCGACGGCACCGTTCTGGAACTAGTCGAGCCCGGACTGGGGCCGAATCGCTCGTGCTGAATCACCTGTCCTCGATTGCGAGGAGAGTTCAGCGTAAGGTTGCGATTGTGCGTCTTGAACTGCAGCCAAGCACCAAAACGAGTCCAAGGCTTCATCTCTTGCAAGAGCTGGGCG harbors:
- a CDS encoding nuclear transport factor 2 family protein yields the protein MDMEERIQVLEDRERIKELMATYCFLVDDGKYAELVADHFTHDAHCDFQFRPEGLPPLVADLQEKAPPAFISNGREEVVNFFRNFVGLLLKDMSHTTHNHRIAVHGDRASGDCYFELTARDANTSVPTTGAGRYFDEFERVDGEWRFSQRKADIFYIAPLNPGW
- a CDS encoding VOC family protein, with the translated sequence MAIAGMIHVNINCSDYDCSRAFYEVLGFKEALRVPETNPAKRAAAVGMTPSRVKGGLLELSGPEVKSGMIINLLEWIEPKDEAPPYDHLYHYGIARIALATTDLDADMARLKDAGAEFLSEPVSMPPESGMPSRFVCFKDPDGTVLELVEPGLGPNRSC